TGTGAATTATGGCGTCTGAAGAAACTGATCGTGATCCTAGAACGGTTAATCTGAATTTCTTTAGCCCCGTGAATTTTTCGGCACAGAAATCTATACATATTTCGAGAAACAGGTAACACGTTTATGTGAGTATATAGGGCAGTGCTGGTTTCCCAAGGATGATAAAAAACTTAGGGCTATAAACAGAAGTGTGGATATGACTGAGAGACGTCATGAGATGAGCTCAAGGTTTCAagggtttatttatttatttttttttgtgaaatttaaTGGGTTTAAAGTTGCTCCAATCCAAAGCGACAAGGACAGGCACGGGGGAGGGCCATGCCAACGCATGCTCCTTAAAAAATGGGAGTGGGACTGGGATGTCTGTTTCCCTTACTAATTATAGTTGTCATGGTTTCCCTCGTttctttttatatcattttaaaataacctaataagatattatcaaattaaatgatgtggctaagtttatataatttatttatatatatatatatattatatcctCATTGTTGTGAATTTCAACATCAATCAAAGAAATATATAAGGAGATCCTTAGTTTTTGGGGGCTTCAAGAAATATGAGACAATTTAATTAGAATCTTCTCATCTGATTCACCTTTAATTTCAAAGCTTTGGCTATACAAtatctttgataataaataattggtACGCGATTACAAATACAATGATAAtttccacccaatgtttggccAAAGACTTGTTTCACccattaaatacataaatcacattttttttttgctcaAAATCTAACATCATCGGTAGAAATTATCAACAATGACCGCCGGTGACCGATCACATGGAGAAAGAACGGAACTATATGCCCTTAACCGGGTGAAGGACATTCTGTTGACTTAAAAAATGGGTGAGAGTTGTTGAGCTCTAAATTCAGTTTCACCGACTTAGATATACGTTCATTGATTAGGTCTTCGAATTCTTAATATTTCTGCACTCGAAAGCCCTTCACGTGGCATCAGACAGTAACTCAAATGTTAGATGCAACTTGTACTTAACTACACAGGGACATGCTACTTTCTGTCCATGTTGTTTACTTTCTGAACTCCATCAAATCATAATAGTACTATTATCTATTCATTTATACTGTTTCAGACACTGGATAATTAATCACCGAGAAATCTTGGAAACTCTTAACTCAGATTCGAAGCCCTACATGTTCTGTCTGAAATCCTTTTAAGATAATGTTTTTTTAAGGTCTTTTGTAGCTGGTGTGGAATCTATTCTTTAGATACAATgcaattatatgatttttaaattgcCAAGCTACCAAAAATAGTTTTGTCGAATATAATATGTGTGTTCTCTATTATTATATGgtgttgatttatttttgtttttttcaattatttatttttaaaccaGGCGACGTCTACATCATCAAAGTGATCAatcaatttattgataatagTGATATGTAGGACCAAATCTTAGGTGAACAAAATGAAGGTACAAACGTTCAATGAAGAGGTGAGCATTCatttttacttcaaattttttaacaaagtcATCTTATGGACACTCTTTTACAAGTAGTAAATGCAACAACGGATGTGCTTCACCTACTTAcacaatatatttaataacacatataattaaatttttaccgaatattatattatatagtttttattattataaaatgttcAAATACATGGTGCACCAAAGAAGATGCCAAACTAACCCTTCAGATTTTGGCAGTTCTTCTATAATCCCTCTAACCCACCCCCAAATTGTTTAGTTTTCTTGACACTTGCACAGGCACTCTTTGGAAATGGAGAAAGCAAAAAGGTTCAGACTATCCAACCGTAAAAAGAATCACAACTGGAAAATTCACTGATTGTTTATTAGTCTTTGTAGATAATGACGGGATATAGAATTTTATTGATCGGcttgtcatttttcttttcgAATATGTTTAAAATCATGGGTGGTGCATATTGTTTCGATTCCAGCCAAGTAGCGTCGATATGTTGTTATCGTCCATTATTGTTAATACTTTTTATTCACAAAATTAAAGCGATTGAATTTTCAGTAATAATAGCATCTGATTGaaataactttgataaaaaaaatagtgaaaattttaattgttgtaACCGGAAAATATAAAAGTtacattatttcaattaaaaaaaaagtataaattgcttcaattgaaataaaaaagaagtgatagtttgtttttaagtttactatttattgtattttatgaattttatttttaattttttatgcttttgcaaattattaattgaatatgGGCAAATGACTGATTGCATCAGCAGTTTCATGGTTAAGGAAAAGATGAAGATCAATATAATGTGTACATACcatttagatatatatagatgatgtatttatcatatgattaaatattattttatttttaattaatttaatattatttaatcatatgataatatattattatgtatttaaattgtatataaaaaataaaacgtgtagttttattgaaagatcaatgactattttatccacTAACTGTCCattggaaaaacaaaatgaagaacAGCTAGACAAAATTCATGCCAGAAACAACGATAATCCTCCGTTGTCAAGAATCGCAGAATCAGCATCAAAAGAAACATTAATGGTAGGGCAGCTGCCTGCTGATGGTGATGTATGAAAACCCAATAAATTGGCAAATTAATTAAACACGCAACTCCATGTATACTTAATTTGACTTTTGCAAAGTAAATTCAGTTATTAATAgcatagaaaattttattagatttatttttccCATTTTCCTATCACGAGTTTCCTGGCTACCCGTCAATAACTTATTGAGCTACTCTTCAACATTACTGAGTAGATATGATACTAAAACAAGACTAAAGTTCATAGACGAAAGAAAGGGTTGAGTTTCtagataaatgatttttttaatttttgtgtgttgaaCGTTAGCTGGAATTAGCGTCAATGAGTTTCTTATTTATGCAGGCGATTCCGTAAAACACGTCGTGGAGCTTCATCAATTCTATATATATGTCAGCAACTTAACAACTAACCAACTCGATCGtatcttttttccttctctttgtcgGAAAAGAACTACgtgcaaaagaagaagaagaaaaaaaatgactCTGTCACCCGCATTTTCTACAGCCAAGAGCAGCAGGGTCCTGATCATTGGAGCCACCGGCTTCATAGGTCGCTTTGTTGCCGATGCCAGCCTCGACTCCGGTCGACCCACCTATGTTCTCGTCCGCTCCAGTGTCAGTAGCCCCAGTAAGGCCAAAATCACCCAGCAACTGCAAGACAAAGGCGCTGTTATATTATCTGTATTTTCTCTAACATCGCTATGATATTGTTTTTGTCGTTGTTTTCATATGTACTTGATTACtcatatatattcatacatGAAGGGATCAATAAGTGACAAGGAAGTAATAGAGGAAATGTTGAAAGAGCATGACATTGATATCGTAATATCGACTGTTGGtggtgaaaatatattaaaccaGCTCCCTCTCGTAGAAGCCATTAAAGCTGCTGGCACCGTTAAGGTAAGGAACATTTGTGAAGCTTGAATGAAATCTTGGAGTTCACCATTTCTTGGTATTACTAAACGTGGAAATGCACGTTGCAGAGATTTTTGCCATCTGAGTTTGGGCATGATGTGGACAGAGCTGACCCGGTGGAACCAGGTCTCCTCATGTACAAAGAAAAGCGCAAAGTTAGGCGTTTAATTGAAGAACTTGGTGTTCCTTACACATACATTTGCTGTAATTCAATTGCTTCTTGGCCCTATCACGACAATCACCACCCGTCGGAAGTTCTTCCTCCGTTGGATCAGTTTAAAATCTACGGTGACGGTAGCGTCAAAGGTACGCAATATACATATACACAGATGTAACTAACTGAGATAATTTTTACCCACAAATTTCGAAGTAAAGTTGCCTTACTGAATAAGCTTGAAGAGCCCCCTGAAtctcataaaaataaagaagtCTTTGTCCACTACCAAAGACGGTTGAATTTATCCATACTGCCAAAGTGGTAGCACAAACTTGGAAGAGTTGTCTCTGGTATCAAAATCCTTTTCGGTGTTGTCTCTTTCATTTCCGTACTTTCTCACTCCTTATCCGCGTGGTCTGTAATTCTTACCTCGGTCAAATtaggtaaataaataattattcatcataatataattaaatattatattatctttaatatttaaatatttaaatatataataatatattattatttataattctaCTCATTTCTTATTGTCTGATTTACTTTTGTTATCTTAAAAATGATCGTTTGTCTATTATATTTACGCACATTCAGTTTCAACTTGATGGAAATTGAGTGCATACGGTTTACTTTGTGTGGTTTTAAAAGCTTTAAATTGTGGCTTTCTTTGGTTTTTCTTGGTAATAAAGACAGGTGGTACTCCCTACCGGTATTGACCAACTAACCTTCAGagatatcatatttttctcagggaagagtaatgttatgtattaaatattattttatttttaatttaaaattatttaattatataataatatattattcatatatctcaatcatatattaaaaatatatactgcAGAGGTGGTCACATGCATAGTTTCATCATAATTGCTTCTATTTGTCCTTTACTAGCCAAACTTTATGGGCGTACAGAGTACTTTTGTCAAGTCCCACAAAATACAATGTATCCAGCTCCACTAGATCAGGCCCAGACAAATTCTATCCAAGCCTGGACAAACTACACCACCCGTATTTAAATTACTGGGATATTGTTAAATAAAGGATAAAACTTTCTAAGGACAAaagttataaattatttgattaaaaaatatttaatggtaaaattgttattttctctgataaaaaaaaaataaaagctctTATTATCTTTTGGGAAAATAATagttcttaaaatttaaaaatcaaaataaaaattaataaaaaatctaaaatagattttttctattttagttttaaaatagaaaatgtaaATACTAAtagatacaaacaaattattagCCTTCTTTGTAGTGAAGATCAGTAAATATGGTTTTGTGTTGCAGCTTACTTTGTTGCTGGCACTGATATTGGAAAATTTACAATGAAAATTGCTGATGACATTCGAGCGGTGAACAAAATTGTTCATTTTCGACCACCATCCAATTGCTATAACATTAACGAGCTTGCATGTTTATGGGAAAAGAAAATTGGAAGAACTTTACCCAGAGTTACTGTTACTGAGGATGATCTtcttgctgctgctgctgctgcaggAGGTTCGTTCTAATCCCACAACTTTGactaaattttgagtaaaattaAGTTTACAAATGTCTTAATTAATTTTGGTGCAGAAAATCGTATACCACAAAGCATTGTTGCATCATTCACACATGATATCTTCATAAAAGGTTGTCAGGTTAATTTTTCGATTGATGGCCATGCTGACGTCGAAGTGAACGATCTGTATCCTGATGAACAATTTCGTAGCTTGGCTGATTGCTTCACTGACTTTGCCCTCCAGTTAAATG
This sequence is a window from Mangifera indica cultivar Alphonso chromosome 5, CATAS_Mindica_2.1, whole genome shotgun sequence. Protein-coding genes within it:
- the LOC123215765 gene encoding leucoanthocyanidin reductase-like isoform X2 — translated: MTLSPAFSTAKSSRVLIIGATGFIGRFVADASLDSGRPTYVLVRSSVSSPSKAKITQQLQDKGAVILSGSISDKEVIEEMLKEHDIDIVISTVGGENILNQLPLVEAIKAAGTVKRFLPSEFGHDVDRADPVEPGLLMYKEKRKVRRLIEELGVPYTYICCNSIASWPYHDNHHPSEVLPPLDQFKIYGDGSVKAYFVAGTDIGKFTMKIADDIRAVNKIVHFRPPSNCYNINELACLWEKKIGRTLPRVTVTEDDLLAAAAENRIPQSIVASFTHDIFIKGCQVNFSIDGHADVEVNDLYPDEQFRSLADCFTDFALQLNDKTVENDEKPQPQPLPLPLPPTKLPTPNICA
- the LOC123215765 gene encoding leucoanthocyanidin reductase-like isoform X1, with protein sequence MTLSPAFSTAKSSRVLIIGATGFIGRFVADASLDSGRPTYVLVRSSVSSPSKAKITQQLQDKGAVILSGSISDKEVIEEMLKEHDIDIVISTVGGENILNQLPLVEAIKAAGTVKRFLPSEFGHDVDRADPVEPGLLMYKEKRKVRRLIEELGVPYTYICCNSIASWPYHDNHHPSEVLPPLDQFKIYGDGSVKAYFVAGTDIGKFTMKIADDIRAVNKIVHFRPPSNCYNINELACLWEKKIGRTLPRVTVTEDDLLAAAAAAGENRIPQSIVASFTHDIFIKGCQVNFSIDGHADVEVNDLYPDEQFRSLADCFTDFALQLNDKTVENDEKPQPQPLPLPLPPTKLPTPNICA